ACATTCGTCAGCAGCAGATTGCGAAATTGCAGGCGTAATACCGCTCCAATGAAACCATGTCGCTCCTTTTAAAACGTTTTCCCAGTCTATCGCCCCTTTAACAATAGTAGACATAGAACTATGTGCTCTATCATAAACAACATTACTACCACGGGTCCCTGCTCCTGTTTCTAGATAATAAATACCTAATCTATCTCCACCATAGATTACATTTTTAGACTCTACGTTAAATTTACGCATCTCTTTAAGTGCACAAGCACCAATTTCGTTATCAGGTAGTCTGGTAACAAATTCGGCTGGTATACCATAATTTGCTAATGATACTGCGACATTAAATTCTCCTCCTCCATAAGAGGCTGCAAATTTATTTGCTTGAGAAAATCTTAAATGACGCTCTGTAGAGAGTCTTAACATAATTTCTCCGAATGTGACAATTTTACTCATTTTATAAATTTGATTACTATTCTATTTTAAAAAAACTAAATAGTTTTATTTTTTAAAATCTTTATTAAAAATAAACTATTACAGTTTAAAAAAAGACGCTCTTAAAAAATAAAACTATTTAGTATACTAAAACTTATATCACAATTTAGCTAAAAACTCACGCTTCTTTACGAGCAACATTACTTTGAATGTGACATAAAGTTTTATTAACTGCTAAATATGCTATTTAAAATTTAATTTAAATTCCTAAAGCTTGACCACCCCCAATTTGGATAGTTTCTGCTGTAATGAAAGAGGCATCCTTACTTGCTAAGAATGAGATTACTCCAGCAACATCTTCTGGCTGACCTAATCTACCTAACATGATATTATTTGCCCAAGAAGCGAAAACTTCTGGTTTAGTTGCTTTAATTTGCGCGTGAAATGGTGTATCAATAGTACCAGGTGATACTGCATTTACTCTAATACCGTATTCAGCCAAATCCTTAGCTAATGCTCTTGTAATAGCATGAACACCAGCTTTAGATGTTCCATAGATACCTGCTCCTGGCCCACCTGCAGTCCATCCTGCATTAGATGTGTAATTAATTATTGAAGGATGCTCACCTGATTTAAGGAAAGGTATTGCTGCTCTTGATGCATAAAATACAGAATCCAAGTTTAAAGCCATTACGTTTTTATAAAATTCGGTAGTCATTTCTTCAAATCTAGAACGACCTCCTAATCCACCTGCATTGTTTACAA
This portion of the Olleya sp. Bg11-27 genome encodes:
- a CDS encoding SDR family NAD(P)-dependent oxidoreductase; this encodes MSNTTGKVAIVTGATGGIGFEVAKRLGKDGYTVVLNGIDDKAGAEKLEVLKAEGITAEYYGFDVTNEAEVTSNIQAIGNKYGRIDVLVNNAGGLGGRSRFEEMTTEFYKNVMALNLDSVFYASRAAIPFLKSGEHPSIINYTSNAGWTAGGPGAGIYGTSKAGVHAITRALAKDLAEYGIRVNAVSPGTIDTPFHAQIKATKPEVFASWANNIMLGRLGQPEDVAGVISFLASKDASFITAETIQIGGGQALGI